From the Comamonas sp. lk genome, the window CGCCAATCAAAAATGCCTGAGCCAAGCCATCGGGGCTAGGCTGAACCGCATATTTCAACGTCAGTCCCCACTGACTTCCATCTCCGAGCAATTGCTCAAAACGCGGTGTATCCTGCGGCGTGCTGATTACCAAAATTTCACGAATCCCGGCCAGCATCAGTGTGCTCAGCGGGTAATAGATCATCGGTTTATCGTAGATCGGCAACAGTTGCTTGCTGATCGCCAGGGTCGCGGGATGGAGGCGAGAGCCTGTACCGCCGGCCAAAATAATGCCTTTTCGTACTTGCTCCATACCTCGCCTTCCCTTGTTGCCCGCATTCAGAGGCATAAAACTTCGTACAAAAATCGATCGACTCCATGTTGCCACGCCGGTAATCTGAGTTGCATGGCAGCCGCGAGCTTGCGAGTGTCCAGGCGCGAATTCAAGGGGCGCTGCGCGCCCCTTAGGAAGGCCATTGCAGGCACCGCTGAAATCCGCCCCACCTTCCAGCCTATATCTGGGCGCACTCTTTGGGCTTCACCAATCAGATAGCTCGCGTAGTTGTGCCAGTTGGTCTCCCCTGATGCCGCTAAATGGTATAGACCCAGATCCATCTTTTGGCTCATTGCCTGGCGTATCGCATGTGCCGTCACATCGGCGATCAGGTCGGCCCCCGTTGGCGCCCCCCACTGATCGTCGATGACATTCAGCTCATCGCGCTCCTGCGCCAAACGCAACATGGTCTTCGCAAAATTACCGCCGCGTGCGGCATAAACCCAGCTGGTACGGAAAATCAGATGCCGACATCCGCTGGCCTGTATGCGCTGCTCGCCTTCAAGCTTGGTGCGGCCGTATACCGACAAAGGAGCGGTGACATCGCTCTCAACCCAAGGCCGCATGCCGCTGCCATCGAACACATAGTCGGTGCTGTAGTGCACTAGCAAGGCTCCCAGGCTTTTGGCCTCCATCGCCAGCAACTCTGGCGCCAGAGCATTCAAACGGTGAGCCCGATCCGGTTCTGATTCCGCCTTGTCCACAGCTGTATGGGCTGCTGCATTGACGATCACATCTGGCCGTATATGGCGCAAGGTTCGTTGCAACCCCTGCAGATCGGCCAGATCCCCGCAAAGCCCCTCTTCGGCAGTACGCCCCAGAGCGATGACCTCACCCAGCGGAGCAAGACTGCGTTGTAGCTCCCAACCGACCTGTCCATTTTTGCCCAAGAGCCAAATCTTCATGGCTGGTCTGCGTACTGTTTTTGCACCCAGTCACGATAAGAACCAGATTGCACATTGGCCACCCATTGCGGGTTGTCCAGATACCACTGGACCGTCTTGCGAATACCGGTTTCAAACGTTTCGGCAGGCGTCCACCCCAGTTCTCGCTCGATTTTTCGCGCATCAATGGCATAACGGCGGTCATGACCCAGTCGGTCGGTCACAAAACTGATCTGCTCGACATACGATTTACCATCCTTACGGGGATGCAACTCGTCCAACAGCCCGCAAACTGTTTTGACGATATCAATATTGGCTTTCTCGTTCCAGCCGCCTACGTTATAGGTTTCGCCCACCTTGCCGGCATCCAGTACACGGCGGATGGCACTGCAATGGTCGCGCACATACAACCAGTCACGCACCTGCATGCCATCGCCATAAATAGGCAATGGCTTTTCTGCCAGTGCGTTCACAATCATCAGCGGAATCAGCTTTTCGGGAAAATGCAGCGGACCATAGTTATTGCTGCAATTCGTGGTCAGCACGGGTAAGCCATAGGTATGATGCCACGCGCGTACCAGATGATCCGATGCCGCCTTGCTGGCCGAATAAGGGCTGTTGGGCGCGTAGTTATGGTCTTCGGTAAATGCAGAGTCTGTAGACGACAGCGTGCCATAGACCTCATCCGTGGACACATGCAAAAAGCGAAATGCGGATTTATCAGCCAACGCCAGACCATTCCAATAACTACGCACGGATTCCAGCAAGCGGAAGGTTCCTACCACATTGGTCTGGATAAATTCTTCTGGTCCATGAATGGAACGATCCACATGGCTTTCAGCCGCAAAATTGACGATGGCACGCGGTCGGTGTTGATCCAGCAGCTGAGAAATCAGCGCTCCATCCCCAATATCGGTTTGAATAAAAATATGTCGTGGATCATTTTTAATAGAAGACAGATTTTCCAAATTCCCGGCATAGGTCAGCTTATCCAGATTCACGACTGGCTCGTCGCCATGCTTGAGCCAATCCAGCACAAAATTGGCGCCAATAAATCCTGCTCCGCCAGTCACAAAAATCATTTTTCGCTCCTGCCGGTCAGCGGTAAATCATTCAGAATTACTGGCCCCAGCGCTTTTGCGCCATCACCAGCAAGCCATCAAAAATGAGGTTGTTCATCAACTGAAACGGTCGGGTCATGCTCGGTGACATCTTCCAGCCGGCACCACCAGCCATGATGCACATGGGCTCCGCATTGCATTGCTCGGACAGATGCTGATACATGCGCTCCACGGCTCCCGCAATGGCATAGGTGCCGCCGCTGGTCAACGCATCACTGGTGTTCGTTGGGAAGCGCTGAACGTCACCCGTAGGAACATGCAGGCCTGCAGTCCCCCCTTCCAGGGCTCTGAGCATGATGCCATGGCCCGGAATGATCAAACCGCCAAGGAAGTTTCCTTCTGTGTCCAGCGCATCCACCGTCACTGCCGTGCCCACCATGACGGTGATCAAGGGCCGCGCGGGGCCTTGCTGCAGCATATGGTGGCGCGCACCAATCATGGCTACCCAGCGGTCGGCACCCAGACGCAAGGGGTAGTCATAGCCATTGACCACTCCAGCCTCCTGGGCGGACGGTACCACCCACAGCGGCTCTAGATTCCAGCCCAGCATCATTTCGATCTGGTCATGCACACGGCGTTTGGCGGCATCACCAGCCACTACGCAGCCCAGCATGTGATCGGGTGCAGGCAAGCCCGCCCAAGCACCTTCTGCCAGACGCTCGATATGCTCCAGGAATTCCGCGCCATGTGCCAGCAGCGCGGCACCCGGGCGAAAGTCGTCATACATGGCCCACTTCAAACGGGTGTTGCCAATGTCTATGGCCAAAAATGTCATGCGGCGGATTATCGGGACTTTTGTATCACCCCCAAGTCAAGATGTCACATCCATTACAACTGGCGTTGAATTTCTTGAAAAGCTGACTGCAGGGATTTGTCTGGCGTGCACCTATCGCTTTTATCGTTAAAGTGGGACGTTCACCTTGCCTTACCACTTTGAGGAGTCAATCCATGGGTCTTTTCAGTTTCATCAAGGAAGCCGGCGAAAAGCTGTTTGGCGGCGGCGATGCACACGCAGCAGCGCCTTCAGAGGATTTGAATGCCAAAGCAGCCCAGGCTATTGCGGCCTATATCAACACCCAGAATCTGGATGTGACCAATCTCCAGGTGCAATTTGATGCAACGCAAGGCAAGGTGACCGTGCAAGGCGATGCGCCCACGCAAGCGGTCAAGGAAAAAGTGACGCTGTGCTGCGGCAATGTGACCAATGTGCAGGCTGTGGACAACCAGATCATCGTCACCAACCCCGAACCCGAGGCCCAGTTTCACGACGTGGTGCGCGGCGACACGCTGTCGGCCATCTCCAAGAAATATTACGGCGACGCCAACAAGTACAACACCATTTTTGAGGCCAACAAGCCCATGCTGAGCAGCCCGGACAGAATCTACCCCGGCCAGAAGCTGCGTATTCCAGCCCTGTAAGCCATCCTGGCTGACCAATGAAAGCGCTCATCGAGCGCTTTTTTCATCTCACTCCAAAGAGCACACACGCTA encodes:
- a CDS encoding type III pantothenate kinase, whose translation is MTFLAIDIGNTRLKWAMYDDFRPGAALLAHGAEFLEHIERLAEGAWAGLPAPDHMLGCVVAGDAAKRRVHDQIEMMLGWNLEPLWVVPSAQEAGVVNGYDYPLRLGADRWVAMIGARHHMLQQGPARPLITVMVGTAVTVDALDTEGNFLGGLIIPGHGIMLRALEGGTAGLHVPTGDVQRFPTNTSDALTSGGTYAIAGAVERMYQHLSEQCNAEPMCIMAGGAGWKMSPSMTRPFQLMNNLIFDGLLVMAQKRWGQ
- the lysM gene encoding peptidoglycan-binding protein LysM, with product MGLFSFIKEAGEKLFGGGDAHAAAPSEDLNAKAAQAIAAYINTQNLDVTNLQVQFDATQGKVTVQGDAPTQAVKEKVTLCCGNVTNVQAVDNQIIVTNPEPEAQFHDVVRGDTLSAISKKYYGDANKYNTIFEANKPMLSSPDRIYPGQKLRIPAL
- the rfbD gene encoding dTDP-4-dehydrorhamnose reductase, with the translated sequence MKIWLLGKNGQVGWELQRSLAPLGEVIALGRTAEEGLCGDLADLQGLQRTLRHIRPDVIVNAAAHTAVDKAESEPDRAHRLNALAPELLAMEAKSLGALLVHYSTDYVFDGSGMRPWVESDVTAPLSVYGRTKLEGEQRIQASGCRHLIFRTSWVYAARGGNFAKTMLRLAQERDELNVIDDQWGAPTGADLIADVTAHAIRQAMSQKMDLGLYHLAASGETNWHNYASYLIGEAQRVRPDIGWKVGRISAVPAMAFLRGAQRPLNSRLDTRKLAAAMQLRLPAWQHGVDRFLYEVLCL
- the rfbB gene encoding dTDP-glucose 4,6-dehydratase, which codes for MIFVTGGAGFIGANFVLDWLKHGDEPVVNLDKLTYAGNLENLSSIKNDPRHIFIQTDIGDGALISQLLDQHRPRAIVNFAAESHVDRSIHGPEEFIQTNVVGTFRLLESVRSYWNGLALADKSAFRFLHVSTDEVYGTLSSTDSAFTEDHNYAPNSPYSASKAASDHLVRAWHHTYGLPVLTTNCSNNYGPLHFPEKLIPLMIVNALAEKPLPIYGDGMQVRDWLYVRDHCSAIRRVLDAGKVGETYNVGGWNEKANIDIVKTVCGLLDELHPRKDGKSYVEQISFVTDRLGHDRRYAIDARKIERELGWTPAETFETGIRKTVQWYLDNPQWVANVQSGSYRDWVQKQYADQP